The following are encoded in a window of Ruminiclostridium herbifermentans genomic DNA:
- the glgD gene encoding glucose-1-phosphate adenylyltransferase subunit GlgD → MKNVMGIILSGGRSTKLKELSTMRSSPAVPVGGKYRAVDFVLSNMVNSGIRNVGVITQYSFRSLMDHLGSGKEWDLDRKTDGLFIFPPFLSDDNSGWYRGTADSMYNNLTFLKRSNEEYVLISQGNCVYTTTFDDMLRQHKETEADITIAYREMNDVPIEELSNMGILQVAEDQRVIDFQEKPIHPNSLLGSLGTYIIKRELLMSLLEECVAHGYYDFVLDILVKMLHKLKIYGYKFNGYWRSVSSVQMYYRCNMELLKPEVSNDLFGSAKIFTKVKDEAPAKFNEEAEVRNSIVADGCIIEGTVENSVLFRGVTVKKGAVVKDSIVMQESIIEENATLNYAILDKNVILSKGRCLKGEETWPIIIGKNVMV, encoded by the coding sequence ATGAAAAATGTAATGGGAATAATACTATCAGGTGGCAGAAGCACAAAGCTAAAAGAACTTTCTACAATGAGGTCTAGCCCTGCAGTTCCAGTTGGAGGGAAATATAGAGCAGTAGATTTTGTACTTTCCAATATGGTGAATTCTGGAATTAGAAATGTGGGTGTAATAACTCAATATAGCTTCAGATCTCTAATGGATCACTTGGGTTCAGGGAAAGAGTGGGATTTAGACAGAAAAACTGACGGGTTATTTATTTTTCCGCCATTTCTATCAGATGATAATTCTGGATGGTATAGAGGAACAGCTGACTCAATGTACAACAACCTCACTTTCTTAAAGAGAAGTAATGAGGAATATGTACTTATATCACAGGGTAACTGTGTATATACAACAACCTTTGATGATATGCTAAGGCAACACAAGGAAACAGAGGCGGATATTACAATTGCATATAGAGAAATGAACGATGTACCAATAGAAGAATTGTCTAATATGGGTATTCTTCAAGTGGCTGAGGATCAAAGAGTAATAGATTTCCAAGAAAAGCCTATACATCCTAATTCACTTTTGGGCTCACTAGGTACTTATATAATTAAAAGAGAGTTGCTGATGTCGTTATTAGAGGAATGTGTAGCACATGGTTATTATGATTTTGTTTTAGATATATTAGTAAAGATGTTGCACAAGCTAAAGATATATGGCTATAAATTTAATGGGTATTGGAGAAGCGTATCTTCAGTACAAATGTATTACAGGTGTAATATGGAACTATTGAAGCCTGAGGTGAGTAATGATTTGTTTGGCTCAGCGAAGATATTTACAAAAGTAAAGGATGAGGCTCCTGCTAAGTTCAATGAAGAGGCAGAGGTTAGAAATTCAATAGTAGCAGATGGCTGTATTATAGAAGGAACAGTAGAAAACAGTGTTCTCTTCAGAGGTGTTACAGTCAAGAAGGGTGCTGTTGTTAAGGATAGTATTGTTATGCAGGAAAGTATTATAGAAGAGAATGCTACATTAAACTATGCGATCCTTGACAAAAATGTAATTCTATCAAAGGGTAGATGTTTGAAAGGCGAGGAGACTTGGCCTATTATAATTGGGAAAAATGTAATGGTATAG
- a CDS encoding glucose-1-phosphate adenylyltransferase, with the protein MNKKEMIALLLAGGQGSRLGVLTKNVAKPAVLYGGKYRIIDFSLSNCINSGIDTVGVLTQYQPLKLNSHIGIGKPWDMDRIDGGVTILSPYLKAESGEWFKGTANAVYQNIHYVDRYSPEYVIILSGDHIYKMDYSKMLDFHKENKADATISVINVPYEEASRYGIMNCHDNGNIYEFEEKPKNPKSTLASMGVYIFNWLTLREYLIKDNECPDSDNDFGKNIIPSMLKDGKSMWAYQFSGYWRDVGTIQAFWESNMDLVGRVPPFNLFDADWKIYTPNPVKPAHYIGPSACVKKSMIAEGCTIYGTVINSILFPGVLVEEGAVIQDSIVMSNSKICKNVSINKSIISELVTIGANSRLGEGADIQNEFKPSIYNSGITVVGEQANIPDSAIIGKNVMIDVGVGPEDFDSLFIESGKSVFKGGVIE; encoded by the coding sequence ATGAATAAAAAAGAAATGATAGCATTATTGCTTGCTGGAGGACAGGGGAGCAGATTAGGTGTTCTTACCAAAAATGTTGCAAAGCCTGCTGTCCTATACGGTGGTAAATATAGAATTATTGATTTTTCCTTAAGTAATTGTATAAATTCTGGGATTGATACTGTTGGCGTACTTACACAGTATCAGCCGCTTAAACTTAATTCACATATAGGGATAGGCAAACCATGGGACATGGACAGAATAGATGGTGGAGTAACAATATTGTCTCCATACTTAAAAGCTGAGAGTGGTGAATGGTTCAAAGGAACTGCAAATGCTGTATATCAGAATATCCATTATGTAGATAGGTACTCTCCGGAGTATGTTATTATATTATCTGGAGATCACATTTATAAGATGGATTATTCAAAAATGTTGGATTTTCATAAGGAAAATAAAGCTGATGCAACTATATCAGTTATAAATGTTCCATATGAAGAAGCTAGCAGATACGGAATCATGAACTGCCATGACAATGGAAATATTTATGAATTTGAGGAAAAGCCCAAGAATCCAAAGAGTACGCTCGCTTCCATGGGTGTATATATTTTTAATTGGTTAACGTTAAGGGAATATTTAATAAAGGATAATGAATGCCCAGATTCAGATAATGATTTTGGTAAAAATATTATTCCCTCAATGCTTAAGGATGGAAAAAGTATGTGGGCTTATCAGTTTTCTGGTTACTGGAGAGATGTTGGAACTATACAGGCGTTTTGGGAATCAAATATGGACTTGGTTGGAAGAGTTCCGCCTTTTAATTTATTTGATGCTGATTGGAAAATATATACGCCAAATCCTGTAAAACCAGCACATTACATAGGTCCATCTGCCTGTGTTAAGAAATCTATGATTGCTGAAGGCTGTACAATATATGGTACAGTTATAAATTCAATATTATTTCCAGGCGTATTAGTCGAAGAGGGTGCTGTTATACAGGATTCAATTGTAATGTCAAACTCAAAAATTTGTAAAAATGTTTCAATAAATAAAAGTATCATTAGTGAGTTGGTTACAATTGGTGCAAATTCTAGACTAGGAGAGGGTGCTGATATACAGAATGAGTTCAAACCTAGTATATATAATTCTGGTATAACAGTAGTTGGTGAGCAAGCAAATATACCTGATAGTGCGATAATAGGTAAAAATGTTATGATTGATGTAGGGGTTGGCCCTGAAGACTTTGATTCTCTATTTATAGAGTCAGGAAAAAGCGTATTCAAAGGTGGTGTCATAGAATGA
- the murI gene encoding glutamate racemase gives MNTNSDCIGFLDSGFGGITVLAEALKQLPNENYIYYADIEHVPYGTKTKDQVRTYIFEAVEFLVKQGIKALVVACNTATSIAVKDLRSMYTFPIVGMEPAVKPAVQNGNGKRVLVLATPLTLREEKFHNLVQRVDTDHIVDYLAFPELVELAEHMVFDFEKVIPVIKEKLSLLDINSYKTFVLGCTHFPIYRKAFKEVLPQDIDVIDGSIGTIRYLSHLLEERGIINNQKTGGKIKYFDSGKPVENQQRLDIFNRIITEF, from the coding sequence ATGAATACCAACAGTGACTGTATTGGTTTTTTGGATTCTGGTTTTGGTGGAATTACGGTTCTGGCTGAGGCATTAAAGCAGCTTCCAAATGAAAACTATATATATTATGCAGATATAGAACATGTGCCCTATGGAACAAAGACTAAGGACCAGGTTCGAACTTATATATTTGAAGCTGTTGAATTCTTGGTTAAGCAAGGTATAAAAGCACTAGTTGTAGCCTGTAATACAGCTACCAGTATAGCAGTTAAAGATTTGCGCAGTATGTATACTTTTCCTATTGTAGGTATGGAGCCTGCTGTAAAGCCAGCGGTTCAAAATGGCAATGGCAAGAGAGTTCTTGTTTTGGCAACGCCTTTGACACTTAGGGAGGAGAAGTTTCACAATTTGGTTCAAAGGGTAGATACAGATCATATTGTTGACTACTTAGCATTTCCTGAATTAGTTGAACTGGCAGAGCATATGGTATTTGATTTTGAAAAAGTTATTCCTGTTATTAAAGAAAAATTATCACTCTTGGATATTAACAGCTATAAAACCTTTGTTTTAGGATGTACGCATTTTCCTATATACAGAAAGGCATTTAAAGAAGTACTTCCGCAAGATATAGATGTAATTGACGGAAGTATAGGGACAATTAGATATCTTAGTCATCTTCTTGAAGAAAGAGGTATTATTAATAATCAGAAAACTGGTGGAAAAATTAAATATTTTGACTCGGGAAAGCCTGTTGAGAACCAGCAAAGGTTAGATATATTTAATAGAATAATAACAGAATTTTGA
- a CDS encoding ATP-binding protein, whose translation MIIIQRILGQIRRVIQDYNMIEDGDKIAVGVSGGKDSMTLLTGLKQLQRFFPKKFEIEAISLTMGIGNMDFTPVADYCRKIGVNYTVEETMIGKIVFEIRQEQNPCSMCANLRRGALHNVAKKLGCNKVALGHHKDDAIETLLLSTFYEGRIHTFSPVTYLTKKDLYLIRPLIYTEESQIKCLAKSGMFPIVKNPCKYDGNTKRQYIKDLIYELQKDKRDIKSNLFGAIKRAKVDGWHE comes from the coding sequence GTGATAATTATACAACGCATTTTAGGTCAAATAAGACGAGTTATCCAGGACTATAATATGATAGAAGATGGGGACAAAATTGCTGTAGGTGTAAGTGGTGGAAAAGATAGCATGACATTGCTTACAGGTCTTAAGCAACTGCAAAGATTTTTCCCTAAAAAATTTGAGATTGAAGCAATTAGTCTTACTATGGGTATTGGAAATATGGATTTTACTCCAGTAGCCGATTACTGTCGTAAGATAGGTGTGAATTATACTGTAGAAGAGACCATGATTGGTAAAATTGTTTTTGAAATTCGGCAGGAGCAAAATCCCTGCTCTATGTGCGCAAATCTTAGGAGAGGTGCTCTTCATAATGTAGCCAAGAAGTTAGGCTGCAATAAAGTAGCTCTCGGTCACCATAAAGACGATGCAATTGAAACTTTATTGCTAAGTACCTTTTACGAAGGTAGAATACATACATTTTCTCCAGTAACCTATCTTACTAAAAAAGACTTATACCTCATCAGACCACTTATTTATACTGAGGAAAGTCAAATAAAGTGTTTAGCGAAGTCTGGGATGTTTCCTATTGTAAAAAACCCTTGTAAGTATGATGGAAACACAAAACGCCAGTACATCAAAGATTTAATCTATGAACTTCAAAAAGATAAAAGAGATATAAAAAGCAATCTCTTTGGGGCAATTAAGCGCGCAAAAGTTGATGGTTGGCATGAATAA
- a CDS encoding phosphodiester glycosidase family protein: MNKYIKKSLALLLVLTTLWLTSGNTAIAALQVINQTVEKQNITSGLILEKFHRFTTGGWIESQVLSVDLTNENIKVDSLINHNSVTSISTVKNLAKSSGAVAAVNGSFFDMKTGDVYGPIMSSGEFDVALSKKSTDLATFSLDELNNALFTYLDTKVELITPSGERKPIAAYNRYTGFYNNNMYIVDSKWGHKTPGVTEKYPNWMEMVVVDGIVKEFRENMPGIDIPKNGFVVMATFGQQKVLTDNFKIGDPVDYEITLNIDSSNLKMALTGGTLLVKDGNVLTNFTHFPTAASTRAPRTAVGITADGKTLKVVTVDGRSKSSLGMTQSELAAYMKELGCTNAINFDGGGSTTMVARTAGTTSLSTVNTPSEGFERGVSASLGIFSIGPKGPVDSLLVTAYEENVFVNTSRAFTAKGLDKYLNPVEIKQDEIKWSVSGVEGTFKGNTLFPTSAGEAVVTATLGENVVGTCKINVLSNPVKLDLNINKLNTYAGKSSTFTVKGTDKYGFSASIHPSHIKWGVTNKVGAIDSNVFTAGEKGTGYVSATFANVSVYCPVSIAQPGEKKIIEDFKSDTMKLDLSSSSVKASYAKASNVYKSAPYSAKLTYDFTKDVQNSRAAYINLPNGGYSLDPTTSKLGLWVYSSAKKPVWVGAMVYDKNGKVHYKYFTKGITWTGWKFLEVSLEDVDTPSKITKIYVVEATKTKASGNIYFDNLTMIYSGHPEVAASKETTSTVPTDEYYKERTVSGPDSFTFSVFGQSEGYSEEKNKTQVSMLNSLAAKIKKEFNASVVVGKVDNLSVKTKVPFLSTTSGYKAIDNNGNRLIQLKTFNNNSMRLTDSNQWFWFKKQLSSFQGNNLFVFLAVKPDDFSDAKEGALLRETLEDYKKQNPNKNVWVFYYGTTNSSYMERGVKYISTAGFNSPGFSDKNKSAAKFVVVKTKGDTITYQFKSFN; the protein is encoded by the coding sequence ATGAATAAATACATAAAGAAGAGTTTGGCACTTCTGCTGGTGTTAACAACATTATGGTTAACTTCAGGTAATACAGCTATTGCAGCACTTCAAGTTATTAATCAAACTGTAGAAAAGCAAAACATAACGTCAGGACTTATTTTAGAAAAATTTCACCGATTTACTACTGGTGGCTGGATAGAATCTCAGGTCCTCAGTGTTGACTTGACAAATGAAAACATTAAGGTGGATAGCTTAATTAATCATAATTCCGTAACTAGTATTTCCACCGTAAAAAATCTTGCTAAAAGCAGTGGCGCAGTTGCAGCAGTAAATGGAAGCTTCTTTGACATGAAAACAGGTGATGTATATGGTCCAATTATGTCGTCAGGTGAATTTGATGTTGCACTTTCAAAGAAAAGCACTGATTTAGCAACTTTTTCATTAGATGAATTAAACAATGCTTTATTTACATACTTAGATACAAAAGTTGAGTTAATAACACCAAGCGGTGAAAGAAAGCCTATTGCTGCATATAATAGATATACAGGTTTCTATAATAATAATATGTACATAGTAGACTCTAAATGGGGTCACAAGACACCTGGTGTTACAGAAAAATACCCTAATTGGATGGAAATGGTTGTTGTAGACGGTATAGTCAAAGAATTCCGTGAAAATATGCCTGGAATTGATATCCCTAAAAATGGGTTCGTGGTTATGGCTACATTTGGGCAACAGAAGGTTCTTACAGACAACTTTAAAATCGGTGATCCTGTTGATTATGAAATCACTCTAAATATTGATTCATCTAATTTAAAAATGGCGCTCACAGGAGGGACTCTTCTTGTTAAAGATGGAAATGTACTTACTAATTTTACACACTTTCCAACTGCAGCAAGTACAAGGGCTCCTAGGACAGCAGTAGGTATTACAGCAGATGGTAAGACCCTAAAAGTTGTCACTGTTGATGGCAGATCAAAGTCCAGCCTTGGTATGACTCAGTCTGAATTAGCAGCTTATATGAAAGAACTTGGTTGTACAAATGCCATTAACTTTGATGGTGGTGGTTCAACCACTATGGTTGCAAGAACTGCCGGAACAACTAGTCTCAGCACTGTAAATACTCCTTCAGAGGGATTTGAAAGAGGTGTTTCCGCTTCTCTTGGTATATTTTCTATTGGACCAAAGGGTCCTGTTGATTCCCTGCTTGTTACCGCTTATGAAGAAAATGTTTTTGTAAATACTTCTCGCGCATTTACAGCAAAAGGTCTTGATAAATATCTAAACCCTGTTGAAATTAAACAAGATGAAATTAAATGGTCAGTATCTGGTGTTGAAGGAACCTTTAAAGGAAATACCCTTTTCCCAACATCAGCTGGAGAAGCAGTTGTAACAGCAACTCTAGGTGAAAACGTAGTTGGAACCTGTAAAATCAATGTATTAAGCAATCCTGTTAAATTAGATTTAAATATTAATAAATTAAATACTTATGCAGGAAAATCAAGTACATTCACAGTAAAAGGTACTGACAAATACGGCTTCAGTGCAAGTATTCACCCATCTCATATTAAGTGGGGTGTGACAAACAAGGTTGGAGCTATCGATTCAAATGTTTTTACTGCTGGTGAAAAAGGTACTGGATATGTTTCAGCTACCTTTGCAAACGTCTCAGTATATTGCCCGGTATCAATAGCACAACCTGGTGAGAAAAAGATTATTGAGGATTTTAAATCGGATACTATGAAGCTGGATCTATCCTCAAGTTCTGTAAAAGCATCCTATGCAAAGGCTTCAAATGTATATAAGTCAGCACCCTATTCAGCAAAGCTTACATATGATTTTACAAAGGATGTTCAAAACAGCAGAGCCGCTTATATTAATCTTCCAAATGGAGGTTACTCCTTAGACCCTACTACTTCAAAATTGGGTTTATGGGTTTATAGTTCCGCAAAAAAACCTGTATGGGTAGGCGCTATGGTATATGATAAGAATGGAAAGGTCCATTATAAATATTTTACAAAGGGCATAACATGGACTGGCTGGAAATTCCTAGAAGTATCTCTTGAAGATGTGGACACTCCAAGTAAGATAACGAAGATATATGTGGTTGAAGCTACTAAGACAAAAGCATCTGGAAATATATATTTTGATAATCTGACGATGATTTATTCTGGACATCCTGAAGTTGCCGCTTCAAAAGAAACAACAAGTACTGTTCCAACAGACGAATACTATAAGGAACGTACTGTATCAGGTCCTGATTCCTTTACTTTTTCAGTATTCGGACAGTCTGAAGGTTACTCTGAAGAAAAAAACAAAACACAGGTATCCATGCTGAATTCTCTTGCAGCTAAAATAAAGAAAGAGTTTAATGCATCAGTAGTTGTAGGTAAAGTTGATAATCTATCTGTAAAAACTAAAGTACCATTTTTATCAACAACATCTGGCTACAAAGCTATTGATAATAATGGTAACAGGCTTATACAGCTTAAAACCTTTAATAATAATAGTATGAGGCTTACAGATTCAAATCAATGGTTTTGGTTTAAAAAACAGTTAAGTTCCTTCCAAGGAAATAACCTGTTTGTATTTCTTGCAGTAAAGCCTGACGACTTTAGTGATGCTAAAGAAGGTGCTCTCTTAAGAGAAACTCTAGAAGATTATAAAAAGCAGAACCCTAACAAAAATGTTTGGGTATTCTACTATGGCACAACTAATTCAAGCTATATGGAACGCGGAGTTAAGTACATATCCACTGCTGGTTTTAATAGTCCAGGATTTAGCGACAAAAATAAAAGTGCTGCAAAATTTGTAGTTGTAAAGACAAAGGGTGACACTATTACATACCAGTTTAAATCCTTTAATTAG
- the galU gene encoding UTP--glucose-1-phosphate uridylyltransferase GalU translates to MKVRKAIIPAAGLGTRFLPATKAQPKEMIPIVDKPTIQYIVEEAANAGIEDILIISGRNKRAIEDHFDKSYELEEELHRKGKQELLSEVQSISNIANIHYIRQKEAKGLGHAIYCAKSFIGDEPFAVMLGDDIVHSKTPCIKQLMNVYSEYRTTILGVQKVPLQDVTKYGIIAGNQIDEKVYKVKGLVEKPEVEHAPSNIAILGRYIISPRIFEFLESATPGKNGEIWLTDALEKLMEREAMYAYDFEGDRYDVGDRIGFLKATVEFALKREDLKDEFSAFLKSKIDQLP, encoded by the coding sequence ATGAAGGTAAGAAAGGCAATAATACCAGCTGCAGGGCTTGGAACTAGATTCTTGCCTGCTACAAAGGCGCAACCAAAAGAAATGATTCCTATTGTGGACAAGCCGACAATACAGTATATTGTTGAAGAAGCTGCGAATGCAGGTATTGAGGATATACTTATAATTTCTGGTAGAAATAAAAGAGCAATTGAGGATCACTTTGATAAGTCATATGAGCTTGAAGAGGAACTACATAGAAAAGGTAAGCAAGAATTGCTAAGTGAGGTTCAAAGTATTTCAAATATTGCGAACATTCATTATATAAGGCAGAAGGAAGCAAAGGGGCTAGGGCATGCTATTTACTGTGCAAAGTCTTTTATTGGTGATGAACCATTTGCAGTAATGCTTGGCGATGATATAGTCCATTCAAAAACACCTTGTATAAAGCAGCTTATGAATGTTTACTCTGAATATAGAACAACTATTTTAGGAGTTCAAAAAGTACCGCTTCAAGATGTTACAAAGTATGGAATTATAGCTGGGAATCAGATTGATGAGAAAGTATATAAGGTTAAAGGGTTGGTAGAAAAACCTGAGGTTGAGCATGCACCTTCCAATATAGCTATATTAGGAAGATACATAATATCTCCGAGAATATTTGAATTTTTAGAATCAGCTACACCAGGTAAGAATGGTGAGATATGGTTAACCGATGCATTAGAGAAACTAATGGAGAGAGAAGCTATGTATGCCTATGATTTCGAGGGTGACAGGTATGATGTAGGAGATAGAATAGGTTTCCTTAAGGCTACAGTTGAGTTTGCACTCAAGAGAGAAGACTTAAAGGATGAATTTTCGGCATTTCTTAAAAGCAAAATAGATCAATTACCTTAA
- a CDS encoding ECF transporter S component, whose amino-acid sequence MNKNNTKKLTTMGILTAISIILIISPLRFPFPLAPFLEYDAGDIPILIGGFIYGPLSGILLTVVASIIQALTVSSASGWVGCIMHIFATSSLVGIAAGIYSKRRTLKGAIIGLILGSLSMTVIMIILNLIINPLFYGMTVETVKQLIVPAILPFNIMKAGINSIITLLIYKSIGVLLERITNK is encoded by the coding sequence ATGAATAAAAATAATACGAAAAAACTAACAACAATGGGCATTTTAACTGCAATATCAATCATCCTTATCATTTCTCCATTAAGATTTCCTTTTCCCTTAGCACCATTTTTAGAATATGATGCTGGCGACATTCCTATTCTGATAGGAGGTTTTATTTATGGTCCTCTATCAGGTATACTCCTTACTGTAGTTGCTTCAATAATACAGGCTCTTACAGTCAGTAGTGCTAGTGGCTGGGTAGGTTGTATTATGCATATCTTTGCTACTTCGTCTCTAGTTGGTATCGCAGCTGGTATTTACTCTAAAAGAAGAACTTTAAAAGGGGCCATTATAGGTCTAATTCTTGGCAGCTTATCTATGACAGTAATAATGATTATATTAAATTTAATTATAAATCCACTATTTTATGGTATGACGGTTGAAACTGTTAAACAGCTTATCGTTCCTGCAATATTACCCTTCAACATCATGAAGGCAGGTATAAATTCTATTATTACGCTTTTAATCTATAAGTCTATAGGTGTACTTTTAGAACGCATAACCAATAAATAA
- a CDS encoding glycoside hydrolase family 3 protein codes for MKRRYITKISVVFLVLGLLIGCDNSNVSTETLDKNKSAMNTSDYIQQNQETNVLYDSSKTVEENIQLYLNEMTPEEKVGQMLQVERRAISIEDIKKYYIGSIFAAGGSTPDENTMNEWSKMTKNYKEAAKETRLAIPILFAVDAVHGNNNMKDTVIYPHNIGLGASRDAELIKRIAEDNAKELAAAGVDWTFSPTVAVSNDIRWGRTYECYSENSDLVSIMALPYITTLQANGIIACAKHYVADGAVQFGTGDNGYLLDQGDAKITHKELHDYYISIYNEAVNAGVKSIMVSYSSVNGIKNHANRNLIQNVLKNDIGFKGLVISDYNGIHQLNGDSMYQKVVEAVNAGIDVLMEDTSWKECQEALIKAIENKDISEDRINDAVSRVLRVKMEMGKFENTEAKETEFILRNYKSKQIAEEAVRKSLVLLKNKNKVLPLDKNKKVAVIGPAADNIGVQCGGWTKTWQGGQDDTIKGRWMSGTTILDGFKEIASKNGGTIITETEKLKDADVIVVVLGEYPYAEGKGDDDSLSLIRGTVLEGNETALKEAYAAKKPIVVILVSGRPRIVTDDINKWDGFVEAWLPGTEGGEIAKVLYDEYEFEARLPVTWPKDSSQLPITLNNQSNESNVLFPYGYGLNIKK; via the coding sequence TTGAAAAGAAGGTATATAACAAAAATTTCAGTGGTCTTTTTAGTACTAGGATTGCTTATTGGTTGCGATAATTCAAATGTTTCAACAGAAACACTTGATAAAAATAAATCAGCTATGAACACATCTGATTATATTCAACAGAATCAAGAAACAAATGTATTGTATGACAGTTCTAAAACGGTGGAGGAAAACATCCAGCTTTATTTGAATGAGATGACTCCTGAAGAAAAGGTTGGACAAATGCTACAGGTTGAGAGAAGAGCAATATCAATTGAAGATATAAAAAAATATTATATCGGATCAATATTTGCAGCAGGTGGCTCTACACCAGATGAAAATACCATGAATGAATGGAGTAAGATGACAAAAAACTATAAAGAGGCAGCTAAAGAAACTAGACTAGCCATTCCCATTTTGTTTGCCGTTGATGCAGTCCATGGTAATAATAATATGAAAGATACTGTCATTTACCCCCATAATATTGGACTAGGAGCTAGCAGAGATGCGGAACTAATAAAGAGAATAGCTGAGGATAATGCGAAGGAGTTAGCTGCAGCAGGTGTTGATTGGACATTTTCACCTACTGTTGCTGTTAGTAATGATATCAGATGGGGAAGAACATATGAATGTTACAGTGAGAATTCTGATTTAGTTAGTATAATGGCATTGCCATATATAACTACTCTACAGGCCAACGGCATTATTGCATGTGCAAAACACTATGTAGCAGATGGTGCTGTACAGTTTGGTACAGGCGATAACGGCTATCTATTGGATCAGGGTGACGCTAAAATAACCCATAAAGAATTGCATGATTATTATATTTCAATTTATAATGAGGCAGTTAATGCAGGAGTTAAAAGCATTATGGTGTCATATAGCAGCGTTAATGGGATAAAAAACCATGCAAATAGAAACCTAATACAAAATGTATTAAAGAATGATATAGGCTTTAAAGGACTGGTTATAAGCGATTATAACGGTATTCACCAATTAAACGGAGATTCTATGTACCAAAAGGTAGTTGAGGCAGTTAATGCTGGTATCGATGTTCTTATGGAAGATACTTCATGGAAAGAATGTCAGGAAGCCTTAATTAAAGCAATAGAAAATAAAGATATATCAGAGGATCGTATCAATGATGCTGTTTCACGAGTACTTAGAGTAAAAATGGAAATGGGCAAATTTGAAAACACAGAAGCTAAAGAAACGGAGTTTATTCTTAGGAATTATAAAAGTAAGCAAATTGCTGAAGAAGCAGTAAGGAAGTCATTAGTATTACTCAAGAATAAAAATAAGGTTTTGCCTTTAGATAAGAATAAAAAAGTAGCTGTGATAGGTCCAGCAGCAGATAATATTGGAGTACAGTGCGGAGGATGGACAAAAACATGGCAGGGCGGTCAAGATGACACAATAAAAGGTCGTTGGATGAGTGGTACAACTATTTTGGATGGTTTTAAAGAAATTGCAAGTAAAAATGGGGGCACAATTATTACAGAAACTGAAAAGTTAAAGGATGCAGATGTTATTGTGGTAGTATTAGGTGAATATCCATATGCCGAAGGCAAAGGTGATGATGATAGCCTCAGCCTAATACGAGGGACAGTACTAGAGGGTAATGAAACTGCACTTAAAGAAGCATATGCAGCAAAAAAGCCGATCGTTGTTATTCTTGTATCAGGAAGACCAAGAATAGTAACAGATGATATAAATAAATGGGATGGTTTTGTTGAAGCTTGGCTTCCTGGTACTGAGGGAGGAGAAATTGCTAAAGTACTGTACGATGAGTACGAGTTTGAGGCAAGATTACCAGTAACATGGCCAAAAGATTCTTCACAGCTTCCAATAACATTGAATAACCAGTCAAATGAATCCAATGTATTGTTCCCTTATGGTTATGGACTTAACATAAAAAAATAA